GAGCTCGTGCTGAGGCGCGCCGGCCGGTGGGGCCGCTCTGTGCCGGCCTCCTCTCCCGCGGCCGCCTCTGCCTGTGTCCTCCGGCCGAAGTAGCCCTGGGCTCACCCCACCGCGACCTGGGCACCTGCGGGCCCCCAGCTGCGCGCCGGCCCGCCCGAAGCTGGCGCTCCTCACCCGCTTCCCAGTTATATTTCGTAATAAACGTCGCCGCAGGCCCTTCCTTCGGCCCCCCGTGGGGCTTGGGTTTGAATGCCAGCTGCACCAGCGGCTTGGCTGCCGGGATGCCGGTGTGAGCCCTCCTGGGCTTGGGGCAGGGCGCGCGAGGCGGCCCTGCGGGGGACCCTCTGGTCGGCCTTGAGCTGCAGGTCAAAGGCGGCGGGCTGTCGGACGGCATGGCTCTGGTCGCCTTGCGGAGGAGCCTGTGTCGTCTGCCCGACTTCCGGGTCCGGAGGGCTGTCACTCTGAGAAGGCGACTCGGGAGTCCCGTCGCCAGCCGGCGGCCGCGTGCGCCTCCGCCGGGGCCTCTCCGAGTCGGGCTCCATCGGGCCTACGGGCACAGGTTCCTGTCCGAGGATGGAAGTGCGCTCGGGCCAGCCGGGGAGCCGCACTGCCCCGGGCTGGGCCCCTGGGACGGGGCTGGAGGCAGCCGCGAGGGAGAGGACGGGCCGGTGCCGCCGAGGGCCCCGGGCGAGGAGCAGGTGCACCTGCGGACACTGGACGGCCTGGCCTCGGCGGAGGACGTGCTGGCCTTTGTGAACGCGCTGGACCCTCTGCCCGACAGCGTGGCTGCCAGGGCTCTCGAGCGGCTCGGCGAGGTGGGAGGAAGGGGTGGCGGCCCGGGCTCTCCGGCCACGTGGCCCCCGTGCAGCGCCAGCCTCATGGCCGCCCTGAGGACCCTGGTGCTGCTGCGGGCCGACCCCCGGGGCAGCCTGCTGGGCCGGCTGCTGGCCGAGTGCCTGCGGCGCCTGGCCGGGGGTGACCTGCGCGTGCGGGAGCTCTGCGTGCTCGGGGAGAGCCTGCTGGCGCTGCGGGGCCCGGGCTGCGAGGCCCTGACGCgcgtgctgcagcagctgcagggggCCGACGAGGCAGACTGGGGCCCGGACGACGTGGTGGCCGTCTACGGCGTCCTGCAGGCGTGCCCCGAGCAGGCGGGCCTGCAGCAGGGCCTCCTGGCCAGGTTGGCCCGTGTCGCCCTGCCGCTGGTCCCACAGCTGGGCCCCGCCTCGGTGAGCCGGCTGCTCGCTGCCCTGGCGGGCTTGGACCAGGCGCAGGCGCGGCCGCTGCTCTGCAGGCTGGCCAGGCACGCCGTGAGGCTGGTCCCGCACTTCACCGCGCCCGAGCTGGGCCGCGTGCTCGACGCCTTGGCGCACTTCGGGCACCACGACCGCGTCTTCACGCACGCCCTGGAGCGGCACGCGGCCGGCCTGGGCACCGGCCTGGCGCCCGAGGTCGGGAGCAGCGTGGCCGAGTTCTGCGGCCGGGAGCTGCTGCTGTCCCGGCCCGTCCTCGACgctgtggcagggaccctcgtGGGCCGCTTGGAGGAGTTCTCGCCTGCTCAGATCTCGAAAGTCATCGAAGCTTTCGGAAAACTCAACTACGTGCCCCCGAACGCCGCAGCCTTGTTTGCCAAGCTCGAAACGAGGCTTTGGGCTCAGCTCAATTCTTTTCCACCCAAAGCGCTTCTGAAGCTTCTCCATTCGTGTTCTCTTATTGAATACCATCCCGTCAACTTCATGCCAAAAGTATTCAGCCCTTTCTTCCTTCAGCGACTACAAGGTGAGCTGGTTCTAATGTCTGATTCTGGGAAACGAGGTCACCTTTGAACTTGGGGGTTACAGGTCTCAGTTGTAATGCTGAAGCGGAGCAGTCCTTGGCCTTTCTGTTTGCTCCGGGGGTACGTGGTTGGGTGTTCCATGGTGACACAGGGCCCTAAGGCCCGGTGCTCTCTTCCAGGTGAAGAATCCTGCTTGGACAGAGTCAGTCTGGCGCAGCTGACCCAGCTCTTCCTAAGCTCGGTGCTCGAATGCCCCTTCTATAAGGTAAGCAGGAGTGCAGGGCTCACTTCCCTGGGAGGGGGCcagcgggggggtgggggggtgggt
This portion of the Ochotona princeps isolate mOchPri1 chromosome 23, mOchPri1.hap1, whole genome shotgun sequence genome encodes:
- the FASTKD3 gene encoding FAST kinase domain-containing protein 3, mitochondrial, which gives rise to MALVALRRSLCRLPDFRVRRAVTLRRRLGSPVASRRPRAPPPGPLRVGLHRAYGHRFLSEDGSALGPAGEPHCPGLGPWDGAGGSREGEDGPVPPRAPGEEQVHLRTLDGLASAEDVLAFVNALDPLPDSVAARALERLGEVGGRGGGPGSPATWPPCSASLMAALRTLVLLRADPRGSLLGRLLAECLRRLAGGDLRVRELCVLGESLLALRGPGCEALTRVLQQLQGADEADWGPDDVVAVYGVLQACPEQAGLQQGLLARLARVALPLVPQLGPASVSRLLAALAGLDQAQARPLLCRLARHAVRLVPHFTAPELGRVLDALAHFGHHDRVFTHALERHAAGLGTGLAPEVGSSVAEFCGRELLLSRPVLDAVAGTLVGRLEEFSPAQISKVIEAFGKLNYVPPNAAALFAKLETRLWAQLNSFPPKALLKLLHSCSLIEYHPVNFMPKVFSPFFLQRLQGEESCLDRVSLAQLTQLFLSSVLECPFYKGPKLLPKYRVKSFLTPCCSLESPVDFRLYKSVMLGLIDLLGARLYFASKVLTPYCYTLDVEIKLDEGGFVLPASVDEDVYKRVALCIDGPQRFCSNGRHLLGKEAIKQRHLQLLGYRVVQVPYYEVELLRSRLQVVEYLQRKLFSQDTAACW